The Pseudogulbenkiania sp. MAI-1 sequence TGCTCACGGCCCGCGGCGGTGCCGAGGCCTGCGCGTCGGGCCTGCAAGGCGGTGCCGACGATTACATCTGCAAACCCTTCGCACCGCAGGAACTCCTGGCCCGCGTACAGGCCGCACTGCGCATGAGCCGGCTGCAGCAGCAATTGCGCGACAAGACCCGCGAGGCGGGTCTCAACATGCTGGCCACGGGTATCCTGCACAATCTCGGCAATGCACTCGTCGGGATCAACGTTGCCTCGGCGACCATCGAGGAGAAACTGCGCCGCTCCAAGCTGGCCAAGCTGCAGCGGCTTGCCGGGCTGCTCCCGGCCCCGCCAGAAGAAGCCGTGACCGCCACGGCCCCACGAGAAGCCATGCAGGCCTATCTCGCCCGGCTCACCGAGCACCTGCAGGCGGAGCATGAGGCCCTGCTCAGCGAGGTAGAGACCCTCAGAACCTGTACCGAGCATGCCACGGCCGTCATCGCCTCCCAGCAGAGCATGACCGGGATAGCCCAGGCGCCGCGCGAGCGGCTTGCCGCGGACAGCCTGATGGAGATGGCGCTCAAGCTCGGCCAAAACACCTGCGACCTGCGCCGCATCGAGATCCGGCGCGACTACCAAAGCAGCGCGGCAATGCTGGTCGATCGCCACAAGGTGCTGCAGATTCTGCTGAACCTGCTTTCCAATGCCTGCCATGCCCTGCACGACCGCCACGATGGCAGCGGCTGGATCGAACTGCGTACCGTGCAGACCGAAACCCACGTCCGGCTGGAGGTAAGCGATAACGGCATGGGCATCGAGGCGCACCACTTGTCCACCCTGTTCGACCAGCGCTTCACCACCAAGGCCGATGGCCACGGCTACGGCCTGCATTCGAGCGCCAACTGGGCCCATGAGCTGGGAGGAGACCTCGCCGCTCACAGCGATGGCCCTGGCTGCGGCGCTCGCTTTACGCTGGAATTGCCCCTGGCACCACACGACGAAGCCATCTCCCCCCTGCCTTCTTGCGCTACCCACGGCGTGGCGCAAGCATTCGAGTGAGAGCCCCTGACATGGTCCATCTTGATACACGCGATGAGCCGACGCTGCAGCCGGCGCCCCCGGTCGAACATCAGCCAGCCACCGTGGGGCCGGCGCCAATCGGCACATCTCCGCTGACGCCGCACACCGACATGCCCGGAAACAGCGGCCTGGCGTGCGCGGTGCGGCCAAGGATTCTCGTCATCGACGACAACCTGTCCGTGCTGGCCCTGTTCAACAAGATTCTGGCCGGGGAGGACGACGAGAACGATGCGGCGCTCGAAGCGCTGGAGACCGCAGTGTTCGGCGCCAGCGAAGCGGCGCCGCCAGCCTTGCCGCGCTTCTCGGTCGATCTGGCGCAGAGTGGCGCCGCGGGGCGCGAACGGGTCCGACAGGCTCGGCAGGAAGGCAGGCCCTACGCCGTGGCGTTCGTCGACATGCGCATGCCCGGCGGCTGGGATGGCCTCAAGACCATCGAAGCACTATGGCAGGCGGACCCCCAACTGCAGGTGGTGATCTGCACCGCCTATAGCGATCATTCCTGGGATGCCATCACTACCCGGCTGGGACGCACCGATCGCCTGTTCTTCCTGCGCAAGCCGTTCGAGCCGATCGAGGTGCTGCAGTTCGCCTACGCGCTGGCGGAGAAGTGGGCTTTGCAACGCGAACGCGAGCTCAGGCTGAACGACCTTGAGCAACGGGTCGCGGAGCGGACACATCATCTGCAGGCTGCACTACTGGACCGCGAGGCCTACGAGCGGGAGCTCTACCATTTGGCGACGCACGACACCCTGACCGGCCTGCCCAACCGCAAGCAGTTGGACCAGCACTTGCTCCAGGCAATCGAACGGGCCAGTTGTACAGGACAACGGCTGGCCATCCTGTTTCTCGACCTGGACCGTTTCAAATACATCAATGACAGCCTGGGACACAAGGCCGGGGATGAGCTGCTGAAGATGGTCGCCGCCCGTCTTGAAGCGGCGGTGCGCAAGACCGACCTGATTGCACGGCTCGGCGGCGATGAGTTCGTCATCGCCATTTCCCATCTGGCCCACATGGAAGACGCCGGCAACGTGGCACGAGCGATACGTGCCGCGCTCGCCCAGCCGTTTGAGGTGGAAGGGCACGAGCTGTACGTCAGCGCCAGCATCGGCATCAGCGTGTACCCCGAGGATGGCGAGGACTGTGAGTCGCTGCTCAAGCACGCGGATGCGGCCATGTACCGGGCCAAGTCGGGCACCGCCAACGGTGTCCAGTTCTTCGTGCGTGAAATGTCCCACCAAGCGCGAGAGCGCGTGGACCTGGAAAGCTCGCTGTGCCATGCCCTGCAAGCAGGCCAATTCGAACTCCATTACCAGCCGCGAGTGGCGCTCGGCAGCGGCGCCGTGGTCGGTCTCGAGGCCCTGGTCCGCTGGCACCGCCCCAGCTTCGGCCTGGTACCGCCCAATGGCTTCATTCCGCTGGCGGAGGAGACCGGATTGATCGTGGGCCTCGGCGAGTGGGTACTGCGGACGGCCTGCCGGCAAGCGAGGGAATGGCATGCGCTGGGTTACCCCGAACTCTCCATCTCGGTCAACGTTTCCGCGCGGCAGTTCCGCCAGTCGGACCTGCCCCGGACCATCCGCACCGTTCTCACGGAAACCGGGCTTGCGCCACACCATCTGGAACTGGAACTGACGGAAAGCACCATCATGGAACGCAGCGAGACGGTGAGCCAGGCGCTGAATGAAATCAAGGCCCTGGGGGTCCGGCTGGCCCTGGATGACTTCGGTACAGGTTATTCCAGCCTCAGCTACCTGAAACGCTTTCCCTTCGACGTCGTGAAGATCGACCAGTCTTTCATCCGGGATGTCACCGATGACAAGGACGATGCCTCGCTCACCCAGGCCATCATCAACATGGCGCGCGCGCTCAGGCTCAGGACCGTGGCCGAAGGAGTGGAAACAGAAGAGCAGCTGGGCTTTCTCACTGCCAGCCAATGCGACGAGATCCAAGGCTATTTCTTCAGCCGGCCCCTGTCGGCCGACCGCATGAGCGCCCTCTTGCACACCGGTAAACGCATTCCTCTACAGGCATCTACTGCAAGGTGACGCCCGCCGGGTGAGGCTATCCGCCAGCACGCCCCTCCCCCTTAACCCGGATTTTGCATGTAAAAGGGGGCGTGAGTTACGGCACGGAGAATGCCATTATAATCAACGGCTCCATGCCGAACCGTCCTCTATACGATGCCCCCCAAAGACAAGGTCGCACCACAAGATTTCCACTTTCTTCAAGCCGCATTCGACCTGGCGGTCACTGCCACGGCCATTGTCGCGCTGGATGGCAGCTTGCTGAAGGCCAACGGGGCGTTCTGCGACCTGATCGGCGATAGGGAAGCCGAGCTGACCGGGAGAGCCTATGCCGATCTCATCCACCGCGATGACCACACGTCCTTCGTCGAGTCGCTTGGCCGGGCACAGCAGGGGGCCGCGACCAACTTCAGGCTTGAACATAGATACCTCGGCAGAAACGGCCGTGAAGTTTGGGGGCGGACCAGCCTGGCCCTGGCCCATGATGCAGAGGGCGCCCCAGCCTGCTTTATCTGCCAAGTCCTCGATGTCACCGAACGGCGCGACATGGAGGAGAGACTGCTACGCAAGCGGCAAAGGCTCACGGAAACCGAACGCCTGGCCCGGCTCGGTAACTGGGAACTGGATTTGGCGGATAAGCGTCTGCGGTGGTCGGACGAGGTCTCCCGTATTTTCGAGATACCCCCTGCCCGCTTCGACGCTTCCTGCGAAGACTTCCTCAACATAGTGCACCCGGACGACCGCGCCTTGGTGGAACAGGTTTACACCGATTCAGTAAAAAACCGAACGCCCTACACTGTTGCACACCGCCTGCTTTTTCCGGACGAACGCATCAAGCATGTGATCGCCTACGGCGAGACCCTGTACGACGCCTCAGGCCAGCCGTTCCGCTCCATCGGTACCGTACAGGACATCACCGAACGCCAGCAGGCTGAATCCGCCATGCGCGAGAGTGAGCAGCGCTACCGGGAGATATTCGAGAATGTCTCGGACGCACTGTACCTGCTGGAAGTCTGCCCGGATGGCCGTTTCCGCAACCTTGCGATCAACCCCGCATTCGAAAGATCGGTGGGGATGTCTCAAGACGAACTGATCGGCAACTACGTCGATGAAACCGTTCCGGCAGAAACGGCCGCCGCCGTCATCGCCAAATATCGTCGCTGCGTGGAGGCCGCCACGGCCACCGAAGAAGAAGTCGACCTGGACCTGCCGAGCGGGCGCCGCTCCTACCACTCGACGCTGATTCCAGTTAGAGACACGGCCAGTGGCCGCATCCATCGCATCGTCGGCATCGCCCGCGACATCACCGAGCGCAAAAGGCTGGAGAGCGTGTTGCGCGCGAAGGATGGCTACCAGCGCGCCTTGCTGGACAATTTCCCGTTCATGGTGTGGCTCAAGGACACGGAAAGCCGTTTCCTCGCTGTCAACCAGCCGTTTGCCGAGGCCGCCGGCCAGCCGTCCAGCGATATATTCTTCGGCAAAACCGACCTGGATTTCTGGCCCCGTGACCTGGCAGAGTCTTATCGCGCCGATGATCGCGAGGTGCTGCGCCTGAAGCAGAGAAAAATCGTCGAGGAATTGATCGCAGACCAGGGCGTGCGCAAATACTTCGAAACCTATAAGGCACCGGTGGAAGTCGACGGCGAGCTGCTGGGCACGGTGGGGTTCGCCCGCGACATCACCACACGCAAACAGATGGAGGAACAGTTGCACGCCAGCGAGCAGCAGTTCCGTAACCTGGCGGAAAACTCGCCAAACTTCATCGTCCGCTACGACCTGGATTGCCGCCGCACCTACGCCAATCCTGCCTTTGAAAGGGAAATTGGATTCCCTACGGGGCAGGCCTTGGGCACACCACTCGAGACACACTGGCTGAGCACCACGCCGGTGGAGGAATACAAGGCGAAGCTGCGTCAGGTCATGGAAACCGGGATGTCCCTCGAAATGCTCAGCGAATGGCGACGCCCGGATGGCAGTCTCATCAGCCATGCCGTCAACATGGCCCCCGAGTACGGCCCGGATGGGCAGGTGGTGGGAGTGCTGTCGATCGGCCACAATATCACCGCCCTCAAGAATGCCGAGCGACGCCTGCGGGAGTCCCACGGTCTGCTGCGCGGACTGGCGTCCCGCCTCGAGAGGGGACGAGAAGAAGAGCGCAAGCGCATCGCCCGGGAGATCCATGACGAACTGGGTCAGCATCTCACCGCCCTGCGCATGGGCATTTCCATGTTGCGCTTCCAGTTCGGCCAGGATAACCCGCTCCTGGCCGAACGAGTGAACGACATGATGAGCCTGGCGGACAAGACCATCCAGGTGGTCCGGGACGTGGCCTCCTCCCTGCGCCCCGCCGCGCTGGACATGGGGCTTTCCGCCGCGCTGGACTGGCTGGTGACCGAATTCTTTCGTCATACCAATATCGACTACCAACTGAACGTGCCAGAAGAAAAGATCTACCTTGACGACGACCGCGCCACAGCGGTATTTCGCGTCATCCAGGAGTCCCTCACCAACGTCGTCCGCCACGCCGAAGCAAGCCGGGTTGATATTGTGCTAGAGTCCCGCAGCAATGAATATCGGGTAGAGATTCGCGATAACGGCAAAGGCTTCGACCCCACACTCACAGGCAAGGCCTCTTTCGGGCTGGTTGGCATGCGCGAGCGGGGGCTCATGCTGGGTGGCGAGGTCAACATAGCCAGTGCGCCGGGCCAAGGAACGGTCATACGGATATGCATACCTATTCATGACCCCATGGAGGAACAATGATCCACCTGCTACTTGCCGACGACCACACCATCATGCGCGAGGGGCTCAAGCAACTCTTCGGTCTGGTAGCTGACATCAAAGTTGTCGGAGAGGCCACCAACGGCAGGGAGGTCATCGACCGCCTGCGTCAAGGCGACATGGACCTGCTGCTGTTGGACATATCCATGCCCGGTACCAGCGGAGAGGACCTCATCGCCCGCATCCGCGCCCACCATCCCGCGCTGCCCATCCTGGTGCTGTCCATGCACAACGAACCGCAGATTGCCCGGCGGGCACTGCAGGCCGGGGCCTCCGGTTACCTTACCAAGGATCGGGATCCGGAAACCCTCATCGCCGCCATCCGCCGAGTCGCCGCAGGTGGGCGCTTCATCGATCCCCTGCTCGCAGAGCAGATGGCCTTCGAGTCCTCCGGTGTCATCGAACGGCCGACACATCACCATCTCACCCCCCGCGAATTCCAGGTTCTGCGCCTGCTTTCCCAAGGCGTCAGCGTCAACGACATCGCCGCCCACCTAACCATTTCCAACAAAACCGTGAGCACCCACAAGGCCCGTCTGATGGAAAAAATGGGCTTTACCTCCAATGCCGAGCTGGTCCGCTACGCCATCACCCACCAACTCATAGGCTGACCAGTTGGGCACGGTGGTCAATCGTAGGGATATCCCTACCCAATCACATTCATTTCCTACCCGAGAATCAGCGTCGCCTTATGGTGGCTGGCATCGTGAGGATGTCAAACTGAATATCCTCCTCTTTGCTTATATGATTTTTTGCGCAAAACGCTATGATCATGATTTTTCTGCCATGGTGATCCGCGTCCAGCGGGCGGAGCCAAACGCCGTTTAGGCAGGCAGAAACCAGTGAAAATCATGGCATTTTGGAAAAAAACAGTCGATTTTCGCAATTTGAAATTCACCAAAAGTCAATATTGCGGCGATTTGTCGTTACATTAGGGGTATTTTTGGCTTTGATTCGGCGAGATTTCCGATTGAAGAGATCGGCAAGCACAAAACCAAGAATCGCGCAGGCTCATTTTAAATCTCTTACTATTGGGCAGCGATCCGGGTTCAGCATCCAGCATCTCGCCAATGAGGGCTGTGTGACAGAACGCCTCGATGGCGCCTGGCGTGCCGCCATACCATAAGGCTCTCTCCATGTTCCGTGCGCCTCGCGACCCACTGCCAACCAGGATTAAGAATCTTCTTGCCAGGCTACACATTCGCCTGCTGATTCTGGTTCTCATCTCGATGGCGCCGGCTTTTGTCATCATCAGCTATACCGCTTGGGAGCAGCGAAATGAGGCGCGTCACGCTTCAGAGCAGCAGTTCTTGAAAGTCGTCCGGGATTTTGCCGCCAAGCAACGCGTTCTGATGGATAACTCCCATCTGTTCCTGGAGAATCTGGCCCGCGAGCCTTTACTGCGGGATGCCGTTCGGTG is a genomic window containing:
- a CDS encoding bifunctional diguanylate cyclase/phosphodiesterase yields the protein MVHLDTRDEPTLQPAPPVEHQPATVGPAPIGTSPLTPHTDMPGNSGLACAVRPRILVIDDNLSVLALFNKILAGEDDENDAALEALETAVFGASEAAPPALPRFSVDLAQSGAAGRERVRQARQEGRPYAVAFVDMRMPGGWDGLKTIEALWQADPQLQVVICTAYSDHSWDAITTRLGRTDRLFFLRKPFEPIEVLQFAYALAEKWALQRERELRLNDLEQRVAERTHHLQAALLDREAYERELYHLATHDTLTGLPNRKQLDQHLLQAIERASCTGQRLAILFLDLDRFKYINDSLGHKAGDELLKMVAARLEAAVRKTDLIARLGGDEFVIAISHLAHMEDAGNVARAIRAALAQPFEVEGHELYVSASIGISVYPEDGEDCESLLKHADAAMYRAKSGTANGVQFFVREMSHQARERVDLESSLCHALQAGQFELHYQPRVALGSGAVVGLEALVRWHRPSFGLVPPNGFIPLAEETGLIVGLGEWVLRTACRQAREWHALGYPELSISVNVSARQFRQSDLPRTIRTVLTETGLAPHHLELELTESTIMERSETVSQALNEIKALGVRLALDDFGTGYSSLSYLKRFPFDVVKIDQSFIRDVTDDKDDASLTQAIINMARALRLRTVAEGVETEEQLGFLTASQCDEIQGYFFSRPLSADRMSALLHTGKRIPLQASTAR
- a CDS encoding PAS domain S-box protein produces the protein MPPKDKVAPQDFHFLQAAFDLAVTATAIVALDGSLLKANGAFCDLIGDREAELTGRAYADLIHRDDHTSFVESLGRAQQGAATNFRLEHRYLGRNGREVWGRTSLALAHDAEGAPACFICQVLDVTERRDMEERLLRKRQRLTETERLARLGNWELDLADKRLRWSDEVSRIFEIPPARFDASCEDFLNIVHPDDRALVEQVYTDSVKNRTPYTVAHRLLFPDERIKHVIAYGETLYDASGQPFRSIGTVQDITERQQAESAMRESEQRYREIFENVSDALYLLEVCPDGRFRNLAINPAFERSVGMSQDELIGNYVDETVPAETAAAVIAKYRRCVEAATATEEEVDLDLPSGRRSYHSTLIPVRDTASGRIHRIVGIARDITERKRLESVLRAKDGYQRALLDNFPFMVWLKDTESRFLAVNQPFAEAAGQPSSDIFFGKTDLDFWPRDLAESYRADDREVLRLKQRKIVEELIADQGVRKYFETYKAPVEVDGELLGTVGFARDITTRKQMEEQLHASEQQFRNLAENSPNFIVRYDLDCRRTYANPAFEREIGFPTGQALGTPLETHWLSTTPVEEYKAKLRQVMETGMSLEMLSEWRRPDGSLISHAVNMAPEYGPDGQVVGVLSIGHNITALKNAERRLRESHGLLRGLASRLERGREEERKRIAREIHDELGQHLTALRMGISMLRFQFGQDNPLLAERVNDMMSLADKTIQVVRDVASSLRPAALDMGLSAALDWLVTEFFRHTNIDYQLNVPEEKIYLDDDRATAVFRVIQESLTNVVRHAEASRVDIVLESRSNEYRVEIRDNGKGFDPTLTGKASFGLVGMRERGLMLGGEVNIASAPGQGTVIRICIPIHDPMEEQ
- a CDS encoding response regulator transcription factor, producing the protein MIHLLLADDHTIMREGLKQLFGLVADIKVVGEATNGREVIDRLRQGDMDLLLLDISMPGTSGEDLIARIRAHHPALPILVLSMHNEPQIARRALQAGASGYLTKDRDPETLIAAIRRVAAGGRFIDPLLAEQMAFESSGVIERPTHHHLTPREFQVLRLLSQGVSVNDIAAHLTISNKTVSTHKARLMEKMGFTSNAELVRYAITHQLIG